In a single window of the Flavobacterium ammoniigenes genome:
- the coaBC gene encoding bifunctional phosphopantothenoylcysteine decarboxylase/phosphopantothenate--cysteine ligase CoaBC, with the protein MSVLNGKKILLGISGGIAAYKTASLVRLFIKAGAHVQVIMTPASKVFVTPLTLATLSKNPVYSTFYETPDDVSVEEHQALGEGVWNNHVELALWADIMLIAPATANTLSKMASGTCDNLLLATYLSAKCPVYFAPAMDLDMYKHPSTLANFKALHEFGNTIIPAESGELASGLSGEGRMAEPENIVAFIEADLANQLPLKGKTILVTAGPTYEAIDPVRFIGNHSSGKMGYDIALCAAQLGASVLLVSGPSHCKANHTGIQILPVVSAQEMYDVCLTYFSQVDVAIAAAAVADYKPKNVASQKIKKSDAEFSIELEKTKDILAYMGAVKKNQMVIGFALETENEIENANLKIQKKNLDLIVLNSLQDDGAGFQKETNKVTFIDKNFNIQPMELKSKEAVAADIINKVIAYFNA; encoded by the coding sequence ATGTCAGTTTTAAACGGTAAGAAAATTTTGCTAGGTATTTCTGGCGGAATTGCAGCCTATAAAACTGCTTCATTGGTAAGACTCTTCATAAAAGCAGGTGCACATGTCCAAGTGATCATGACACCTGCTTCTAAGGTTTTTGTAACCCCACTTACGCTAGCCACCTTATCTAAAAATCCCGTTTATTCTACTTTTTACGAAACTCCAGATGATGTGTCCGTTGAGGAACATCAGGCGCTAGGAGAAGGAGTTTGGAATAATCATGTTGAATTAGCACTTTGGGCTGATATAATGCTAATTGCTCCCGCTACTGCCAATACCTTGTCAAAAATGGCTTCTGGCACTTGTGATAACTTGCTTTTAGCTACCTATTTATCAGCTAAATGTCCTGTGTATTTTGCCCCAGCCATGGATTTGGACATGTACAAACATCCAAGTACATTGGCTAATTTTAAAGCATTACACGAATTTGGGAATACCATAATTCCTGCCGAAAGTGGCGAATTAGCCAGTGGTTTATCTGGCGAAGGAAGAATGGCAGAGCCTGAAAATATAGTTGCTTTTATTGAAGCAGACTTAGCTAATCAATTACCTCTTAAAGGAAAAACAATATTAGTTACCGCTGGCCCAACCTATGAAGCGATTGATCCTGTTCGTTTTATTGGGAATCATTCATCAGGCAAAATGGGATATGATATCGCTTTGTGTGCAGCACAGTTAGGCGCATCCGTACTATTAGTTTCGGGTCCCTCTCATTGTAAAGCCAATCACACAGGAATTCAAATACTACCTGTTGTTTCTGCTCAAGAAATGTATGATGTTTGTCTAACCTATTTTTCACAAGTTGACGTAGCTATTGCAGCAGCTGCAGTTGCTGATTATAAGCCCAAAAATGTAGCGTCGCAAAAAATTAAAAAATCAGATGCTGAATTTTCAATCGAATTAGAAAAAACAAAAGATATTTTGGCCTATATGGGTGCTGTGAAAAAAAACCAGATGGTAATAGGTTTTGCTTTGGAAACGGAAAACGAAATTGAAAACGCTAATTTGAAGATTCAGAAAAAAAACTTAGATTTGATTGTTTTAAATTCGCTTCAAGATGATGGCGCTGGTTTTCAAAAGGAAACCAATAAAGTCACTTTCATTGATAAAAATTTCAATATTCAACCCATGGAATTGAAGTCTAAAGAAGCTGTAGCAGCAGATATTATAAACAAGGTAATAGCCTATTTCAATGCGTAG
- a CDS encoding DUF4835 family protein codes for MRRQIVVFILLIGITVQSQQLNCTVTVNAQQITNVNQQIFKTLQSSLTDFVNKTDWTGQLMKQNEKISCAIYINLTSGSTDQFSGTIQVQSSRPIFDSTYSSPVFNFNDKDFNFRYTEFENLIYNPNTFDSNLVAVISYYCHIILGLDADSFVERSGTSFLEAAQNIATLSQQGGYKGWAQSEGNQNRYFLINDLLSPTFSEIRSASFHYHTALDGMTKDSKLAKENVKTALIGLRKVHDVRPNSFLTRVFFDAKSDEIVSIFSGGPSISITDLVDNLNRISPMNSSKWSSIKF; via the coding sequence ATGCGTAGACAAATTGTTGTATTCATTTTATTGATAGGAATAACGGTACAATCCCAACAGTTAAATTGTACTGTTACAGTTAATGCACAACAAATTACCAATGTAAATCAGCAAATTTTTAAAACATTACAATCTTCTTTAACTGATTTTGTGAATAAAACTGATTGGACAGGACAACTGATGAAACAAAACGAAAAAATCAGTTGTGCTATTTATATCAACTTAACTAGTGGTTCAACCGATCAATTCTCAGGAACAATTCAGGTACAATCGTCTCGTCCTATTTTTGATTCTACCTATTCCAGTCCGGTATTTAATTTTAACGATAAGGATTTTAATTTCAGATATACTGAATTTGAAAATTTGATATACAATCCCAATACTTTTGATTCCAATTTAGTAGCTGTAATATCCTATTACTGCCATATTATTCTTGGATTAGATGCCGATTCGTTCGTTGAACGATCTGGAACTTCTTTTTTAGAAGCCGCTCAGAATATCGCAACCTTGTCTCAACAAGGTGGTTACAAAGGTTGGGCGCAATCAGAAGGCAATCAAAATCGCTATTTTTTAATTAACGATTTGTTGTCGCCTACATTCAGTGAGATACGCTCGGCTTCGTTTCATTATCACACAGCTTTAGATGGAATGACTAAGGATTCAAAATTGGCGAAAGAAAATGTAAAAACTGCGCTAATTGGATTAAGAAAAGTTCATGATGTTCGTCCTAATTCTTTTTTAACAAGAGTGTTTTTTGATGCTAAATCGGATGAGATAGTTTCAATATTTTCTGGAGGACCAAGTATTTCCATCACTGATTTAGTTGATAATTTGAATAGGATTTCCCCAATGAATTCAAGTAAATGGAGTTCGATTAAATTCTAA